The Stigmatopora argus isolate UIUO_Sarg chromosome 1, RoL_Sarg_1.0, whole genome shotgun sequence genome segment cgtcggcgaaattaaattaaattactattaaaccactagttatgtgttactttgttaatagatggcaaattagaagaaataaaaaaattttccaatccaatatcctgtttttggtgttttttcagagggctggaacgaattaatttgttttccattcatttcaatggaaaatgtccgttcgagttacgagaatctcgtcatacgagctcagttccggaacggattaagctcgtatctcgaggtaccactgtatatgtatatatgtatgtgtgtgtatatatatatatatatatatatatatatatatatatatatatatatatatatatatatatatatatatatatatatatatatatatatatatatatatatatatatatgtatatctctctctctatatatatatatacatatatatattttacattttgtgtATCGTATCTAgaatatttcgtatgtagagacatttgttagtagaggtacaactgtactgATATTATACGATATTTATCTGTGGATGGTTAAAGTGTCCAACAGTGCTGAATTGAATTGGGaagataatttttttcttctggcatAATATGGCATTCAGTCCTGGCTTTACAATCAACTAAGCAGTTGTACACAACAGGGGGAAAACAGCAATGACtttcttttttctccacacaCAGGGGGCATAGGTGTTGAATTCAAGGCAAGATTTTACCATAACATTCCCGCCTCCAGGCATGTGGCTGGCGTTACCCATTGAGCCGACTTTAGACAGAGCTTTGTCTTTAAAGTCCAGTTTGACATTCTCAATCTTGATGTTGCCTCCACCTTGGAACAACAGAGGAGAaccattttaaatgcattttttatctttacaactttcttttatCATTTGTTATTTCTACCTGGCCTGTGGCGGATGTTGGACATGGAACCACATTTAGCGGTGATGTGGCTTAAGTCGATTTTGCTGGTTTGGATTTGAACCTGCAAGGAAAAGCAACACTCACGTAATTCTGTTTACAGGGAGGAAAAGACATGCAGTATGATACTGGGATGATCTCTGCATAAGCACAGCACACACAGGGATAAATTCAGATTAATTTGTACTCAACTGAGAAAGGGGATGGCGATGCCAGGGCACCAAAGCACAAACGTTAAGTGAACACTAAATCGATGCCACGGGGAGCTTTGTTTAAACTCAGATCAGATGTAtgaatccagtttttttaatgttttctacTAAAAATGACTGACAACACTCTTGGACCAAGGCGCATTTAAACATGCAGTACCACATCCGGTTTTAAATGTAACACAAAATAACATCAAGACAAAGACAGAGTCATAAATagatttgaaattgatttttttttaattgttgttgaGTCAACTCACGtttcctccacctggggaatgCTGGAGTTTGTTCAGGGAGCCACATTTTGCCTGGACGTGGCTGTAGTCCAGTTTAACACTGGGAATCATCACCTGGGAATGACAaggaactttttttattttcataaagaAAAGTGGCAGAAACCAGGCCCACCCAGAGGTTGAGCTTTAGTGAAAAAGGCCACATTTATAATCCTCAacgccatttttcttttaacgGTGTTGCAATTTCAGCTTATTTAAACTAAACTTTTAGTGAAATGTTTCAATGTGAATAAATGTGACTTGCtagatgtggagaaaaaaaagagagaaggaAGGAGTCCAATAAGCGATAGAACTGTACATACATTGCCTCCTTTGGGCGCATGCTTGAGATTATCCTTGGAGCCGCACTTTGACTGGACATGACTGAAGTCCGCCTTCTCGTTTAAAATTTGCACCTAGATCAAAaagaaataatacaaaaaactaTGTGTTCCTCAATGTCATATGTGCCATGaggtttttaatgtttttttaatttattattaacaCTGTATCAAGGACGTAATACATCTTAAAAGTATAAAGTTTGTCAGTGAATATGGAAAAAATGAGCAATCCAATTGTTGCTACTCAAACACAATTTTTTCATGAGCCACATGTTCGATATCGTCTGATGACTATTAAAAGTGAAAACACAAATGTATGGCCACTTTATGATGATTATTACATTTACACATAATTTCCCCTGCAACTAgttacatgtatttatttcttttataatAACAAAGGATAGGTTGGGGGAAAAATAAGCTTTTAATTTTCGTTCAAAACAAAGCTGCATCGTCATTTTGGAATAGATTTTTTGACTAATGCACATTAAATAAGAAATTTAAAAGACACTACAGTAGTGCCTTGGTGTACAAATAATCCGATTAATGTGTATATTCAGAAATCCCGCCTTAGATTCAAGCTTTATGTAAAATGACTAATAACACTATTGCATACTGAGTTGTTAGGATATTTGTACATACACTACAGTCTGtgtatggtacacggtcgattggtcgccagtcttttggtcgccaatcttttggtcgcaggtcttttggtcgaccggaaggttattgataattaccatttaaatcgttgctcaaattccctaaatacaaactgcgaattactatttagtcatacttaatgccctattaattattaggctaaagaaaagctccaaatttcccggacttttattgttttttgttggagaacttgttaagaccctgactgacgtaccttcttaaagggacaaagcatgtacatacaaactcttatacactcacacgtcggctcagtgaaactgctcatagccattgttggcttttattgatgcgtagaccgtgttgttttaccttgttttgtcgccggtcttttggtcgtcccgaccgcaacaacgggcgaccaaaagaccggcaaccaaaagaccagcgaccaaaagacggcgaccaaaagaccagcgaccaaaagacggcgaccaaaagaccggcgaccaatcgaccgcacacgtctgTGTATGGCCAGTGGTAAATCCCCCAGTGGTCAAGGAGTGCACAGCAGCAGAAGCCAGAAAATAATAAATTGATCATGATTCACAAacttctcattctcattcattcattttccgcttAGTCCCACAAGGGCTATGTGGGGTGCGGGAGCCTATTCCactcaactatgggcaccaggaagggaacattggtgggtagccaatcacagggcacaatgagataaacaaccaatccatcatagctaggggcaatttagagtgttcaaccaacccaTGGGGGACATATCATGACGTGTCGGGCATAATCAGATCCCTGAATGAATAGATAAAAAGATAGAAATAGGAAGAATGCTAAAAGAAGCAGCCAAGCAGGTGAAGTATAAATTCAGGTTTCACAGAGATACTCAATTGCCACAAATAAATATACTAGCTATAAATATAATCTATGAGCACTTTTACCTGTCCACCTTTGGGTTGATGTTTAAGATTGGCAGTTGATCCAATCTTGGACTTGACATTCTTGAGATCAGGCAGGGGTTGGTTGAGAACCTTCAATTGCCGCTGGGCTGAAGATGGCGACTTGGGTGGAGTGCGAATTATCGCAACCTTTTTCTCCTGGAGAACACTGAAAGACTTGGGTGTGTGGCTGCCGGGCGTGCGTGAGCCGGGAGTGCGGGAGTAACTGGGGGGCGAGCCGGGTGTGACGGCGGAAGATCCAGGGGTAGAAGTACCGCTGCGGGCTGACCGTGAACGTCCAGTGTCCGTGCCtaataagaaaaacaaatgttgcAATTTAGAGAGCAGAAGACAAAAAATAtgtgatgttttggggataaATTGTGATGGTGATGGTCAGAACACCAGGTCAAGCAAATTGTGTTCTTTATCATTTTAACTAAATAACTAGTACCTGTCATACTAGAGGCCCTCACAGACCTGCAGTCAGCCTTGGGGTCGGTTCTGATGGCTGAAGGAAAAGGAATGAAGGGGGAGATGGAATAGTTAAATGAATGAAGTGAGTGATCACCGgggccagtgtttcccaaccttttgaAACCATAACGCTTCGTCAATCACTCAGAAATTGACTTACGTTTGAAACATGGGCCTAATTACTGTAGTTGAACAGggcatttttattctattttgtggatgtgacaaaaaaaagaaaacaacagacaaaaaaattctgccatCTCTTTTCATTGTTCTTTCTCTTATTGATTCGCAACTATTGTGACACACATTTTTCTATTTGTCATCAAGTCACATCCCACCATCTCAGAAATAAAGAACAATACGGAGTAGTATAGGTTCCAaagtacaatggtacctcgtcacacgaccgctcgtcatgcaatattctcgtcttacgactgaaatttcgatcgaataatttgcccgtcatgcgatcaaaatttcgtgatgcgaccaagccaggtggccatggcactgtcttttttgcatatcattcgtgtataacaatatttacgagcaccaaatgagttattcagaccaggaaacgcacaatgcgcatgcgcggggaaaagagggctttctgggtaatgaagtatactcatgtacacaacgccgacaggcaatggcactctttctcagaataaaacttcattacccacaatcaatacgtgggtaagctcagctgctgaatttcctgttatttttatctaatacgaggagtattatattacttctcgttcgctgctcataagaacatcaggggcactggctcgcaactccccgcaatagcatccccggtagcaactctatcataggcgccgttcaaagcagatgtgaccacagatgctacaagctaaaagggagccgctagccagcgcccccgaagctcccatgagcagcggagcgatcgttGATAagagactgctgctcgttggcaagtggtcgtgcgttatccgattgtgaggacatttgtgtgcatcattttcggaatattttgaagggaatagcacaacagcaaacagcccatcgatagcgaacgtgagggtggagtgtttgttccgtttacgagtgcgttgtgtgaaaaaaaaaacgaagccccccgccccttttgtgcccctctcccctcggcgaaatccgcccaattttagttagattaaacacattttatttctattaaaccactagttatgtgttactttgttaatagatggggaattagaagaaataaaacattttttccaatctaatatcctgtttttggtgttttttccagagggctggaacaaattattttttttcccattcatttcaatgggaaacgtccgctcgagttacgagaacctcgtcatacgatctcagtctcggaacggattacgatcgtatgttgaggtaccactgtagcctTTCATAATGTGTgcatgacacattttaaaacatgacTAGTATGCATGTTTGTTTACAGATTACAATGCTTTTTAGAGCGCATTTTTAAGAAACATCATGAAAATGATAACTGCCTGCAAAAAATATGAACTGAAGAACGCAATGAGCATTTGTGTTTAGCTGAATTACTGTATTATTTGATagtattttcttttatgcaAGAGGTGCAGGGTTCTGGAacctttttgactgggagccataaactattcatattttcaaatattattccttgaattctcagaatttaaaagttaaaatacatgaaaatgtgtgcatttttttgtaattttcccTTTTTAGAGTAAcgaaaagtcaacattttgaTGCTGTTGATACTCAATGAGTGTCAACAAGAGtttgcatgcagaagagtctaatgaaaaattaaattatgtttaaaaagccggtagaggtagtgtcaacaccacaatgtgatgctcctattggtgcgttcgggactcagctctctcaccagcatATTTTACCTCGCAGGTTAGCGGAGAACCATATGCACATATCAGAAGAGCCaaatatggctcccgagccatagattCCCTACCCCTGTATTAATGGCTGATGTAGGGGAGGATGATGAAAAGGAAATAGTGAAGtggaaaaagataaacagtGTAGTCGTAGTCTTAAAcaatctcccattataacggctgcggaggggactttttcaccggtggagggcagtttttcaccgggatttggtcataaaagcgaaGACCTCATGTATAACGCGCATCCGaattttgtttcagtttttgGGTGCAAAATTGCGCGTTATACTTGAATAAGTACGGTGGATCAAACCCTTTTCGTGAACACTAAAAGCCTCCTTTCCTGTTTTTGGCACTGTCAAGCAAAGATGTTTCTACCGCCACCTCCAGGATAATCTAAGTATTGTCTTGCTGACCTGAACAAACACTGAACATGGATGGTAGAGACACTTGGTCCCCAAGGGTTACACGTGGCCCCTTATTGGCCCCAGTTTCAGAAAAATCCAAGAACCATCATGAAAATGGTTGCAAAAAGGTGGCGTCGCTTACCGGTTGGCCTGCAGGTGGTACTGTTGTCTTCTTGTTCAGCTGCAGGAAGATGGCGGGTCAGTGATTTGGACGGCCTGGGGAGGGATGACCTCTTCTCCGGACTACGGTAAGATCGCTCCTGaatgcaaaaatataaaaaatgcttCATTCTTTACAAgagattctttttttaatctatgagtgtctggtcattttcacatttttattgaacAACCTTCTCTACCTTTATTTCTTTTAGAGGGGGAGGGCGAGAGCATGCAATTGTAGGCTTGGCCACACTGAGCACTGCCTCCACCTGAGGGCTCCGCTTAAGACTACTTGCAGATTCAGGCTGGGGCGGCTCCTGATCATAAGCCAGGCTCTGCGCTGCCATTTTTGACAGAGCAGGCCGTGTGGAGCTCTGGGTGGCGGCCATGACAAAATGGATGAAAGCATGCCGGAGAGATGAAGTGGCAGACAGACAGATGGAGAAATAATTACACAAATGAGATGCAGAGGACATGAAATgaatctttttgtgtttttcattattttgaatTTCGCAGAATTTGTATACATGGTTTATATATAATTGCTTTAtatgctgggataggctctagcaccccgtgttaggataaaataaatgtatacttATTTTCTCAGATTGCTATACTTACAGATTTTCTTTGTCCCGACAGGTGTAAGGACAAAGGCTGGCATGCAAGACAAAATGAGTAACAAGTGCAAGTGCAAGTGCAAgcatgtcaaaataattaaccccccccaaaaaatcaggaaagaaaaagaagaaagtgcAATAAACAAAGCTAAAAAGCTAAATGGTTACTTACGGAGGGTCTTTCCCTGGACTGGTGGACACTTAAAGGCTGGGAGCTTTCAActgtaaagcaaaaaaaagtcacattttaatGACCAATCTCAAATAACAGAGAAAATCGCTTGGGCATGGAGGTTTTAAAATCATATATTGCCTTGCTCTTTTTCATCTTATGCATTTTGATGCAAATGCTGGGATCCATTGCAAGGTTAACATCATCGTCCGTTGATTTTCACGacacaaaaacaagcaaaactgCCAGAAACATACTGCGATTCAATTAAACAAACCATAGCAAGATATGACCACAACCAAGCTTGAATACAGCCAAACATAAAGAGAAGATGAGAACTTTTGGACATGTAGAAAATAACGGGGGAAAACCACAGCGATGAGAGGACTATACATTGGATGTTTGCCAACAAGATAAGACAGCCACATTTGCACTGCtcatgtctaaaaaaaaatagaagccaCCAATAGAGAGAGAGCATTTATCAATGTCCCTATGACCTAAATTACATTAGTACACATTGTTTAGGCTTCATGGTAGGTCCTCCACATCATCTCTTAATCCCATTCGAATCAATCCATGGCATTTAGTCGCACTCTCTCTATCCATGGTGCAAAATCCTGACAACAAATTTTCACCTGCGGCTTTGCGTTTAGCAGAACCGTGAAGGAGACCTGGCCGAAGATGTCTGGCCGGAGCTTTGGCTATATTTTTTCGAATCTGGAAGGCAGAGACCTTATTCTGGTCCGCCCTCCTCACCACGCCTACTAGCAGAGAGGAGAGACAAGATTAACCACATGGGGAAACTCACATTTTCAATGTGGTTGCACTGGTGTCATGGATACAAATAAAGagaatttaaataaatgtggGGGAATAGtaaccttttttcttcttcatctcCTCTTTCGGACCAAAGATGGGACCTTTGCGTGACACTTTACTGCCTCTGCCAGAAAACCGCTTAGAGGGTGTCTGTACTACGAGTAGGCCCTGGATGGCACTCTGGTTTGGCAGAAGGGCTCCATTTTGCTTTGTCATGATACGTTTGTCATCATCTGCAGCTGAGAGGCATCAAGAGAAGAACTAAATCTCTAAATGGCTGCCTCATTTCTTTAATGGttggcaaaaaaatacagtgaaaccTCCCAGGCCACATGCGCTTGGCTCAATTTGGAATTCAACTAAGGTCATATTTATTGAGGCATTACACCATATTCACTAAAAAGCATAGGTGTTGGGGTTTAATAAAATGCCTGGACAGGAAATAGAGTAAATATGATAGGAACTTTTCAATATTGAAACTTTAAATCAGAATTTAATCtcgtattgtaaaaaaaaagtggctgtCTAGGGTGCCGGAGAGGATTGTGTTTTGATCTTAGAGGTTCCAccatatttcctaaaatattaACTTTAGGTACCTTTTGAATTAATCCAGCTATTGTCTGTATCACAGATGGAGATTTCCACTGTAGAGAAATCATTAGCAGCTTGAGTGGTGGCTTCTATCTTTGCAGTGGACTGGTCATCCTGCATATCAGTCCTCTCTTCCTCTTTGCCTTTGATTGTATCATCCTGATCCAGTTTAGGTAGCACACACACTTCAATAGTTACTGTAGCATCTTCGTCTATTTGTACTTGAGGTATAATTATGACTGGAGAGGGAAATTGTGGCTTTGGTGATCCTTTTTGTAAGTTCAGCGTACTTATTCCATCAGAAGGCTTTATGGTTTTGGCAATATCTTTATTTTCTCTAGTTTCTGACCTTGCTTCTGTCCCGGGAGTGAGCAACTTCTGTTCTATGGTTTTGGCACCCTGTGGGCTTTTTGCTACAGCTTCAACTGAGCTGTCCCTTGTAGTTTCTCCGGGAAGTAGTGTTACTCGGCAGGTACTATCTATATTTTTGGGTGACGTGAGAGCGATAGGGACCTGTGTTTCAATTTCTGTGGGTGAAAATATGAACGCACGGTCTGGTGGGATCGGGGAGGCCTCTCTTGAGGGGTCTTTTTCGATGTCCACTTCAGGAATTGCTTGGGTTTTGAGGTCACCAGGTAGAACGCTACCAAAACTTAAGTCAGAAAGTCTGTCCTTTGGGCTAGTCATTGGAATTCTGAGGCGTTGTGGTTTCATTCCAGTTGTTACAGCCTTTTCAAGAATCTTTGCTTGTACGGGTGTTTTTTGCCACTTTCCGTGATCAGATCCTTTATCTTGTAATTTTTGATCAACTTCAACTCCAAGTGTATCCACTTGAAACTCCATAGTAGAAAAACAAGGGTAAGAACTGTCCTCTGGACTGGGTTTGTCGGCAGGAGAGGGCATTGGTCCAGAGTACTCATTTAAGACACAGAAGCTTGGGTCCTCCAGCCCTCTTTCTTCGTCCACTAGTTTCAAAGCCTCCTCTCCAAGTGTGAGCTTGGCCAAAGATCTCTCCACTAGAGTGACCATGTTCGGAGTTATAGACTTCAGTCTCGTGTTGTCACAGTCCGTCTTCTGCATTGAGGGACGAGGGAGGACATCTGCTGGGTGCAATGTTTCACAATCAATGCTTGATTGctcatttgaacaaaaaaatctttctcAGGTGATGATATGATGGAGGCAGAAAAGGCGTCAAAGAGGAACATCTCCCATAGATTTGGTGAAACCTTCCTTTGTTTACAAATACATTATTGTGCATATGAATTACTGTTTCTGAGTCTGTGCTGGGATCCACCTTCAACAGATTGCCATTTCAGAACGCTTTGCGTCCCATTGTGTAATGTATCAACGTGAAATAACCTTCAAATAAACCAGGTTGTGGATTTGATTTGATCACAAAGACAACTTTCTACTTTTCTCTCCCTCATCGGTTGTATACTGGCAACCTCAGGACTTCATTCCTGTCCTTCCTCTGAGTCTGGCTGTGAGTTTAGTGGACAGTGGACAGCTTTGTGCAaagtcatgttaaataaaagcagTCTCCACAAAAGCTTGGGAACAACAGCCAAGCCAAGTCCTTGTCAAACAGAGACAGTAGCTCTCCAACCAAGTTAGAGTGCGCCAAGGAAGTCGCAGCAGCTACGCTTATATGCACAACTGAAATGAAGGCATGAGTTGCATGATGTTAGATGACAAAAGGTAAGGCTCCACAAATGTTATGAAATTCCTATTGTAAACATGAGGGttgacaaaaatgttaaagcgtTGGCTTGGTTG includes the following:
- the LOC144073691 gene encoding uncharacterized protein LOC144073691 isoform X6, which gives rise to MADSHQPQEHWASNGQENGENGYSAYGYGENGYHGGAPAHPSATVCVSLSPSTVDDSANLPPSPPPSPSAEQMGPAAQDKVESFRAFSAEEQQHDVDEEEVGSCQEDVTCEQPGTPLLEQKDLVAETQVLGCELPQKPEGINGGSHHREQSPSKTDVLPRPSMQKTDCDNTRLKSITPNMVTLVERSLAKLTLGEEALKLVDEERGLEDPSFCVLNEYSGPMPSPADKPSPEDSSYPCFSTMEFQVDTLGVEVDQKLQDKGSDHGKWQKTPVQAKILEKAVTTGMKPQRLRIPMTSPKDRLSDLSFGSVLPGDLKTQAIPEVDIEKDPSREASPIPPDRAFIFSPTEIETQVPIALTSPKNIDSTCRVTLLPGETTRDSSVEAVAKSPQGAKTIEQKLLTPGTEARSETRENKDIAKTIKPSDGISTLNLQKGSPKPQFPSPVIIIPQVQIDEDATVTIEVCVLPKLDQDDTIKGKEEERTDMQDDQSTAKIEATTQAANDFSTVEISICDTDNSWINSKAADDDKRIMTKQNGALLPNQSAIQGLLVVQTPSKRFSGRGSKVSRKGPIFGPKEEMKKKKGVVRRADQNKVSAFQIRKNIAKAPARHLRPGLLHGSAKRKAAVESSQPLSVHQSRERPSPLSLHLSGQRKSERSYRSPEKRSSLPRPSKSLTRHLPAAEQEDNSTTCRPTAIRTDPKADCRSVRASSMTGTDTGRSRSARSGTSTPGSSAVTPGSPPSYSRTPGSRTPGSHTPKSFSVLQEKKVAIIRTPPKSPSSAQRQLKVLNQPLPDLKNVKSKIGSTANLKHQPKGGQVQILNEKADFSHVQSKCGSKDNLKHAPKGGNVMIPSVKLDYSHVQAKCGSLNKLQHSPGGGNVQIQTSKIDLSHITAKCGSMSNIRHRPGGGNIKIENVKLDFKDKALSKVGSMGNASHMPGGGNVMIESHKLTFRESAKARVDHGAEIVVTHSPGLEMGGTSPHLSSAGSINLLESPQLSTLAQDVTAALAKQGL
- the LOC144073691 gene encoding uncharacterized protein LOC144073691 isoform X9 gives rise to the protein MADSHQPQEHWASNGQENGENGYSAYGYGENGYHGGAPAHPSATVCVSLSPSTVDDSANLPPSPPPSPSAEQMGPAAQDKVESFRAFSAEEQQHDVDEEEVGSCQEDVTCEQPGTPLLEQKDLVAETQVLGCELPQKPEGINGGSHHREQSPSKTDVLPRPSMQKTDCDNTRLKSITPNMVTLVERSLAKLTLGEEALKLVDEERGLEDPSFCVLNEYSGPMPSPADKPSPEDSSYPCFSTMEFQVDTLGVEVDQKLQDKGSDHGKWQKTPVQAKILEKAVTTGMKPQRLRIPMTSPKDRLSDLSFGSVLPGDLKTQAIPEVDIEKDPSREASPIPPDRAFIFSPTEIETQVPIALTSPKNIDSTCRVTLLPGETTRDSSVEAVAKSPQGAKTIEQKLLTPGTEARSETRENKDIAKTIKPSDGISTLNLQKGSPKPQFPSPVIIIPQVQIDEDATVTIEVCVLPKLDQDDTIKGKEEERTDMQDDQSTAKIEATTQAANDFSTVEISICDTDNSWINSKAADDDKRIMTKQNGALLPNQSAIQGLLVVQTPSKRFSGRGSKVSRKGPIFGPKEEMKKKKGVVRRADQNKVSAFQIRKNIAKAPARHLRPGLLHGSAKRKAAVESSQPLSVHQSRERPSERSYRSPEKRSSLPRPSKSLTRHLPAAEQEDNSTTCRPTGTDTGRSRSARSGTSTPGSSAVTPGSPPSYSRTPGSRTPGSHTPKSFSVLQEKKVAIIRTPPKSPSSAQRQLKVLNQPLPDLKNVKSKIGSTANLKHQPKGGQVQILNEKADFSHVQSKCGSKDNLKHAPKGGNVMIPSVKLDYSHVQAKCGSLNKLQHSPGGGNVQIQTSKIDLSHITAKCGSMSNIRHRPGGGNIKIENVKLDFKDKALSKVGSMGNASHMPGGGNVMIESHKLTFRESAKARVDHGAEIVVTHSPGLEMGGTSPHLSSAGSINLLESPQLSTLAQDVTAALAKQGL
- the LOC144073691 gene encoding uncharacterized protein LOC144073691 isoform X11, producing the protein MADSHQPQEHWASNGQENGENGYSAYGYGENGYHGGAPAHPSATVDDSANLPPSPPPSPSAEQMGPAAQDKVESFRAFSAEEQQHDVDEEEVGSCQEDVTCEQPGTPLLEQKDLVAETQVLGCELPQKPEGINGGSHHREQSPSKTDVLPRPSMQKTDCDNTRLKSITPNMVTLVERSLAKLTLGEEALKLVDEERGLEDPSFCVLNEYSGPMPSPADKPSPEDSSYPCFSTMEFQVDTLGVEVDQKLQDKGSDHGKWQKTPVQAKILEKAVTTGMKPQRLRIPMTSPKDRLSDLSFGSVLPGDLKTQAIPEVDIEKDPSREASPIPPDRAFIFSPTEIETQVPIALTSPKNIDSTCRVTLLPGETTRDSSVEAVAKSPQGAKTIEQKLLTPGTEARSETRENKDIAKTIKPSDGISTLNLQKGSPKPQFPSPVIIIPQVQIDEDATVTIEVCVLPKLDQDDTIKGKEEERTDMQDDQSTAKIEATTQAANDFSTVEISICDTDNSWINSKAADDDKRIMTKQNGALLPNQSAIQGLLVVQTPSKRFSGRGSKVSRKGPIFGPKEEMKKKKGVVRRADQNKVSAFQIRKNIAKAPARHLRPGLLHGSAKRKAAVESSQPLSVHQSRERPSERSYRSPEKRSSLPRPSKSLTRHLPAAEQEDNSTTCRPTAIRTDPKADCRSVRASSMTGTDTGRSRSARSGTSTPGSSAVTPGSPPSYSRTPGSRTPGSHTPKSFSVLQEKKVAIIRTPPKSPSSAQRQLKVLNQPLPDLKNVKSKIGSTANLKHQPKGGQVMIPSVKLDYSHVQAKCGSLNKLQHSPGGGNVQIQTSKIDLSHITAKCGSMSNIRHRPGGGNIKIENVKLDFKDKALSKVGSMGNASHMPGGGNVMIESHKLTFRESAKARVDHGAEIVVTHSPGLEMGGTSPHLSSAGSINLLESPQLSTLAQDVTAALAKQGL
- the LOC144073691 gene encoding uncharacterized protein LOC144073691 isoform X10; its protein translation is MADSHQPQEHWASNGQENGENGYSAYGYGENGYHGGAPAHPSATVCVSLSPSTVDDSANLPPSPPPSPSAEQMGPAAQDKVESFRAFSAEEQQHDVDEEEVGSCQEDVTCEQPGTPLLEQKDLVAETQVLGCELPQKPEGINGGSHHREQSPSKTDVLPRPSMQKTDCDNTRLKSITPNMVTLVERSLAKLTLGEEALKLVDEERGLEDPSFCVLNEYSGPMPSPADKPSPEDSSYPCFSTMEFQVDTLGVEVDQKLQDKGSDHGKWQKTPVQAKILEKAVTTGMKPQRLRIPMTSPKDRLSDLSFGSVLPGDLKTQAIPEVDIEKDPSREASPIPPDRAFIFSPTEIETQVPIALTSPKNIDSTCRVTLLPGETTRDSSVEAVAKSPQGAKTIEQKLLTPGTEARSETRENKDIAKTIKPSDGISTLNLQKGSPKPQFPSPVIIIPQVQIDEDATVTIEVCVLPKLDQDDTIKGKEEERTDMQDDQSTAKIEATTQAANDFSTVEISICDTDNSWINSKAADDDKRIMTKQNGALLPNQSAIQGLLVVQTPSKRFSGRGSKVSRKGPIFGPKEEMKKKKGVVRRADQNKVSAFQIRKNIAKAPARHLRPGLLHGSAKRKAAVESSQPLSVHQSRERPSERSYRSPEKRSSLPRPSKSLTRHLPAAEQEDNSTTCRPTAIRTDPKADCRSVRASSMTGTDTGRSRSARSGTSTPGSSAVTPGSPPSYSRTPGSRTPGSHTPKSFSVLQEKKVAIIRTPPKSPSSAQRQLKVLNQPLPDLKNVKSKIGSTANLKHQPKGGQVMIPSVKLDYSHVQAKCGSLNKLQHSPGGGNVQIQTSKIDLSHITAKCGSMSNIRHRPGGGNIKIENVKLDFKDKALSKVGSMGNASHMPGGGNVMIESHKLTFRESAKARVDHGAEIVVTHSPGLEMGGTSPHLSSAGSINLLESPQLSTLAQDVTAALAKQGL
- the LOC144073691 gene encoding uncharacterized protein LOC144073691 isoform X1 — encoded protein: MADSHQPQEHWASNGQENGENGYSAYGYGENGYHGGAPAHPSATVCVSLSPSTVDDSANLPPSPPPSPSAEQMGPAAQDKVESFRAFSAEEQQHDVDEEEVGSCQEDVTCEQPGTPLLEQKDLVAETQVLGCELPQKPEGINGGSHHREQSPSKTDVLPRPSMQKTDCDNTRLKSITPNMVTLVERSLAKLTLGEEALKLVDEERGLEDPSFCVLNEYSGPMPSPADKPSPEDSSYPCFSTMEFQVDTLGVEVDQKLQDKGSDHGKWQKTPVQAKILEKAVTTGMKPQRLRIPMTSPKDRLSDLSFGSVLPGDLKTQAIPEVDIEKDPSREASPIPPDRAFIFSPTEIETQVPIALTSPKNIDSTCRVTLLPGETTRDSSVEAVAKSPQGAKTIEQKLLTPGTEARSETRENKDIAKTIKPSDGISTLNLQKGSPKPQFPSPVIIIPQVQIDEDATVTIEVCVLPKLDQDDTIKGKEEERTDMQDDQSTAKIEATTQAANDFSTVEISICDTDNSWINSKAADDDKRIMTKQNGALLPNQSAIQGLLVVQTPSKRFSGRGSKVSRKGPIFGPKEEMKKKKGVVRRADQNKVSAFQIRKNIAKAPARHLRPGLLHGSAKRKAAVESSQPLSVHQSRERPSPLSLHLSGQRKSSSTRPALSKMAAQSLAYDQEPPQPESASSLKRSPQVEAVLSVAKPTIACSRPPPLKEIKERSYRSPEKRSSLPRPSKSLTRHLPAAEQEDNSTTCRPTAIRTDPKADCRSVRASSMTGTDTGRSRSARSGTSTPGSSAVTPGSPPSYSRTPGSRTPGSHTPKSFSVLQEKKVAIIRTPPKSPSSAQRQLKVLNQPLPDLKNVKSKIGSTANLKHQPKGGQVQILNEKADFSHVQSKCGSKDNLKHAPKGGNVMIPSVKLDYSHVQAKCGSLNKLQHSPGGGNVQIQTSKIDLSHITAKCGSMSNIRHRPGGGNIKIENVKLDFKDKALSKVGSMGNASHMPGGGNVMIESHKLTFRESAKARVDHGAEIVVTHSPGLEMGGTSPHLSSAGSINLLESPQLSTLAQDVTAALAKQGL